A single window of Desulfovibrio desulfuricans DNA harbors:
- a CDS encoding M15 family metallopeptidase, translating into MSRATGAGNGLIDAADLPAGLDDAAQVDFYCLRRAYPQITGMTTDAQGQWLVFNDGRRVLYDAAPGAAPSTGPQASEWVVSVRTSMAEPYPLEPQRPDTPQGVSPGRRRSYDLLQALYGSTPKAVGGHLVQARLLGQHLHLSPAAAQAMNRANAHLAPQAAQEPRLKTLLKMDGGFAWRRIAGENRLSPHAFGIAFDISPGIATYWRWSKLRPHPLQQSYPSAIVEAFENEGFIWGGKWHEYDLMHFEYRPEIICKARVWQGLEPLPNNDAPKNLAQPAVSSVPVAPSGEATVPADASAAPSVSQ; encoded by the coding sequence GTGAGTCGAGCCACTGGGGCTGGCAACGGCCTTATTGACGCTGCAGATCTGCCCGCCGGGCTTGATGATGCCGCGCAGGTGGATTTTTATTGCCTGCGGCGGGCCTATCCGCAGATTACAGGCATGACGACGGACGCGCAGGGCCAGTGGCTGGTGTTTAACGATGGTCGCCGTGTGCTGTATGATGCTGCGCCGGGTGCGGCCCCCTCGACTGGCCCGCAGGCATCCGAGTGGGTCGTGAGCGTGCGGACGAGCATGGCCGAGCCCTATCCACTGGAGCCGCAGCGGCCCGATACTCCACAGGGCGTTTCGCCGGGGCGGCGGCGCTCCTACGATCTGCTGCAAGCCCTTTACGGATCCACGCCTAAGGCTGTTGGAGGCCATCTGGTACAGGCCCGCCTGCTGGGGCAGCATCTGCATCTTTCACCCGCAGCGGCGCAAGCCATGAACAGGGCAAACGCTCATCTTGCCCCGCAAGCCGCTCAGGAGCCTCGGCTGAAAACCCTGCTGAAAATGGACGGGGGGTTCGCCTGGCGGCGCATTGCGGGCGAGAACCGCTTGAGCCCCCATGCCTTCGGCATTGCGTTTGACATCAGCCCCGGCATTGCCACTTACTGGCGCTGGAGCAAACTGCGCCCGCACCCTTTGCAGCAAAGCTATCCCTCCGCCATTGTGGAAGCCTTTGAAAACGAAGGCTTTATCTGGGGCGGAAAATGGCACGAATATGACCTGATGCATTTTGAATACAGGCCGGAAATCATCTGCAAGGCCCGCGTGTGGCAGGGGCTGGAACCCTTGCCGAACAACGATGCGCCGAAAAACCTTGCGCAGCCTGCCGTTTCCTCTGTTCCCGTGGCTCCATCTGGTGAAGCCACGGTCCCGGCAGACGCCTCTGCCGCGCCATCTGTCAGCCAGTGA
- the pgl gene encoding 6-phosphogluconolactonase, whose amino-acid sequence MSGLSRSIHLTVHIHKDPAAMAERAAHILAAACEEAIADRGVFRIALSGGQTPTPLFRLLAGEDWADRLPWDKMTFYWVDERCVGPDHPDSNYGLARRELLSMVPATHFFRMRGEEDPVEAAVKYEQQIRAEFNLGPQELPRFDFMLLGMGEDGHTGSIFPNSPALAERKRLVIDQYVPERKADRLTLTLPVINNARCCMFLVTGKEKHDVLSRALNLLAEPTLPAQKVRPGFGELIWVVDEAAARGE is encoded by the coding sequence ATGTCGGGCCTCAGCCGTTCCATACACCTTACGGTGCATATCCATAAAGATCCTGCCGCCATGGCCGAACGCGCCGCCCACATTCTGGCGGCAGCCTGCGAAGAAGCCATTGCCGACAGGGGTGTTTTCAGAATTGCGCTCTCCGGCGGGCAGACTCCCACGCCGCTTTTCCGCCTGCTGGCGGGCGAAGACTGGGCAGATCGCCTCCCTTGGGACAAAATGACCTTTTACTGGGTGGATGAACGCTGCGTTGGCCCCGACCATCCTGACAGCAACTACGGGCTTGCGCGCCGCGAACTGCTGAGCATGGTTCCTGCCACACACTTTTTCCGCATGCGCGGCGAAGAAGACCCCGTTGAAGCCGCCGTCAAATACGAGCAGCAGATCCGCGCCGAATTCAACCTTGGCCCGCAGGAACTGCCCCGCTTTGACTTTATGCTGCTGGGCATGGGCGAAGACGGCCACACTGGCTCCATCTTTCCCAATTCGCCCGCCCTTGCCGAACGCAAGCGCCTTGTCATTGACCAGTACGTGCCCGAGCGCAAGGCCGACCGCCTCACGCTCACCCTGCCTGTCATCAACAACGCCCGCTGCTGCATGTTTCTCGTGACCGGCAAGGAAAAGCACGATGTGCTTTCGCGCGCGCTCAACCTGCTGGCCGAACCCACCCTGCCCGCACAAAAGGTGCGCCCCGGATTTGGCGAACTGATCTGGGTTGTGGACGAGGCCGCCGCCAGAGGCGAGTAA
- a CDS encoding translation initiation factor IF-2 translates to MNLPFIAPLVAFIRQHLLALAAVLLVILAAVGGYSGLRYYQYRQTAEFAFVQIKDALHPAKPTELAQRINFDAISLPLAKAVAEHYPFLKKGPNQLRDLSDMIQVGLLKQARVKEEPVKEETDELVRLRTPLYVLPPNFFTQFFTTMTLQNPTENTALIAAQIRHPVLNKQFSLLLRMDKTPEGWKLDDMVNAEELVRQYREFQMERMVAQRQLLLDKNAKIKKRMEGTLPLKTCTASAGLISDGKTLLVVVNVQSKNISTIPVNNMDLSVKIFAPDGTELMQRFLNAVQPTFPGDTFDRSWTIEIDGTSPLGKSIVAARKLTCEALWKTLGLANGEVLHYAIAPDLLEEFQ, encoded by the coding sequence ATGAACCTGCCCTTTATTGCCCCCCTTGTGGCATTCATACGCCAGCACCTGCTGGCGCTGGCCGCAGTGCTGCTTGTGATTCTGGCGGCGGTGGGCGGATACAGCGGCTTGCGGTACTACCAGTACAGACAGACTGCCGAATTTGCCTTTGTGCAGATAAAGGACGCACTGCACCCGGCAAAACCAACAGAACTGGCGCAACGCATAAACTTTGACGCCATTTCCCTGCCCCTGGCCAAGGCCGTTGCAGAGCATTACCCCTTTTTAAAAAAGGGGCCAAACCAGTTGCGTGATCTGAGCGACATGATTCAGGTCGGTCTGCTCAAGCAGGCGCGCGTCAAGGAAGAACCCGTCAAGGAAGAAACTGACGAGCTGGTGCGCCTCAGAACCCCCCTGTATGTTCTGCCGCCAAACTTTTTTACCCAGTTTTTTACAACCATGACCTTGCAGAACCCCACGGAAAATACAGCGCTGATAGCCGCGCAGATTCGCCATCCAGTGCTGAACAAACAGTTTTCACTGCTGCTGCGCATGGACAAAACCCCAGAGGGATGGAAGCTGGACGACATGGTCAATGCCGAGGAGCTGGTCCGCCAGTACCGCGAGTTCCAGATGGAGCGCATGGTCGCGCAACGGCAACTGCTTCTTGACAAAAATGCCAAGATAAAAAAACGCATGGAAGGTACACTTCCTCTCAAAACCTGCACAGCCAGCGCAGGTTTGATTTCAGACGGAAAGACACTTCTTGTTGTGGTGAACGTGCAAAGCAAAAACATCAGCACTATCCCCGTCAACAACATGGATCTTTCGGTCAAAATTTTTGCGCCGGACGGCACGGAGCTGATGCAGCGTTTTCTTAATGCCGTGCAGCCCACATTTCCGGGCGATACGTTTGACCGCAGCTGGACAATTGAAATTGACGGCACAAGCCCGCTTGGCAAATCCATTGTGGCGGCGCGCAAACTTACCTGCGAAGCTTTGTGGAAAACTCTGGGCCTCGCCAATGGAGAGGTGCTGCACTATGCCATAGCGCCTGATCTGCTGGAAGAATTTCAGTAG
- a CDS encoding class I SAM-dependent methyltransferase: MDDRQSNITGQYALHMQKQLVQHCLAPWPRRGRTLLEVNCGRGELLPLLWEYGFDMTATEHNPELRAEASRMADRAEVLAAADDHLPFDDDEFDWVVLHLASPSTESTRKAIAESLRVASAGLALTFWNSASLPFMLHLLGGRKTAWHGPTFCWWQIWRTLRSLSAGRISGASVLAGPQGTWNASCALSGCNRVLPWLPMGAWGIIRIDMAKSRPVTPLPLRLGRRRLRRAEPVLECGHKSQAKAADTERKAP, encoded by the coding sequence ATGGATGACCGACAGTCGAATATCACAGGGCAGTATGCCCTGCATATGCAGAAGCAGCTTGTGCAGCACTGCCTTGCACCCTGGCCTCGCCGTGGCCGCACCCTGCTTGAAGTGAACTGCGGGCGCGGTGAACTGTTGCCCCTGCTGTGGGAATACGGCTTTGACATGACCGCCACGGAGCACAATCCCGAGTTGCGGGCGGAGGCAAGCCGCATGGCTGACCGCGCCGAAGTTCTGGCCGCCGCTGATGATCACCTGCCCTTTGATGATGACGAATTTGACTGGGTTGTGCTACACCTTGCTTCGCCCAGCACCGAAAGCACGCGTAAGGCCATAGCCGAATCGCTGCGCGTGGCCTCCGCAGGCCTTGCCCTCACATTCTGGAACTCGGCTTCGCTTCCCTTTATGCTCCACCTGCTTGGCGGCCGCAAAACCGCATGGCACGGCCCGACCTTCTGCTGGTGGCAGATATGGCGGACGCTCAGGAGCCTTTCGGCTGGCCGCATCAGCGGGGCAAGCGTTCTTGCCGGGCCGCAGGGCACATGGAATGCATCGTGCGCACTCTCCGGCTGCAACAGGGTTTTGCCCTGGCTGCCCATGGGAGCATGGGGCATTATCCGTATCGACATGGCAAAATCCCGCCCGGTCACGCCGCTGCCTTTACGGCTCGGACGCAGACGTCTGCGCCGCGCAGAGCCTGTTCTGGAATGCGGCCACAAATCTCAGGCCAAGGCTGCCGACACAGAGAGGAAAGCGCCATGA
- a CDS encoding RidA family protein — MSKEVISTSKAPGAVGPYSQGIKTGNMFFFSGQIPIDPAIGKLVEGDVSAQAEQACKNVMALLESQGLTAANVVKTTVFITDMGNFAAVNEVYKKYFTAPCPARSCVEVSKLPLGAQVEIEAIATL, encoded by the coding sequence ATGAGCAAGGAAGTCATCAGCACGAGCAAGGCCCCCGGGGCAGTCGGCCCTTACAGCCAGGGCATCAAGACCGGCAACATGTTCTTCTTTTCCGGCCAGATTCCCATTGATCCCGCCATCGGCAAGCTGGTGGAAGGCGATGTGAGCGCTCAGGCGGAACAGGCCTGCAAAAACGTTATGGCATTGCTGGAATCACAGGGCCTGACCGCTGCCAATGTGGTTAAAACCACTGTATTCATCACTGATATGGGCAACTTTGCGGCTGTCAACGAAGTGTACAAAAAGTATTTCACGGCCCCCTGCCCCGCGCGTTCCTGCGTAGAGGTCAGCAAACTGCCGCTTGGCGCGCAGGTTGAAATTGAGGCCATTGCCACGCTGTAA
- a CDS encoding bile acid:sodium symporter family protein has translation MNILQRAGNALTRYMGALILACAALALWKPELFRWVAPHVTPLLGCIMFGMGMTLRLKDFSMVFSQPHALLLGLLAQFGCMPLLAFALCHLFALPPDLAMGVILVGTAPGGTASNVLTFIARGDVPYSVALTSLTTVVALALMPVLTWLLGGVWVPVDMGALFVSILKIVVIPVILGIAAHRYCGRLTERAIPFLPPVSALTITLVVAGIMAINAQSILEASANIFLVVVCHNLLGLAFGYAVGRIWKFDEPRCRALCFEVGTQNSGLATALALAHFSPVSAIAGALFSVWQNISGALVSNYFHGKKLKPNP, from the coding sequence TTGAATATCTTACAGCGCGCTGGCAATGCACTTACCCGTTACATGGGAGCGCTTATTCTGGCATGCGCGGCATTGGCCTTATGGAAGCCGGAGCTGTTCCGCTGGGTGGCCCCGCATGTTACGCCGCTTCTGGGGTGCATCATGTTTGGCATGGGCATGACCCTGCGGCTCAAGGATTTCAGCATGGTGTTTTCCCAGCCGCACGCCCTGCTGCTGGGCCTGCTTGCCCAGTTCGGCTGCATGCCGTTGCTGGCTTTTGCGCTGTGCCACCTGTTTGCCCTGCCGCCCGATCTGGCGATGGGCGTCATTCTTGTGGGCACGGCCCCCGGCGGCACCGCCTCCAATGTGCTGACCTTTATTGCCAGAGGCGACGTGCCGTATTCCGTGGCGCTCACCTCGCTGACAACCGTTGTTGCACTGGCGCTCATGCCGGTGCTCACATGGCTGCTGGGCGGCGTGTGGGTTCCTGTAGATATGGGGGCCCTGTTCGTTTCCATCCTTAAAATCGTGGTGATCCCGGTTATTCTGGGCATTGCGGCGCACCGTTACTGCGGCAGGCTTACAGAGCGGGCCATCCCCTTTCTGCCTCCGGTCTCGGCGCTTACCATCACTCTGGTGGTGGCTGGCATCATGGCCATCAATGCCCAGAGCATCCTCGAGGCCAGCGCCAATATCTTTCTGGTCGTCGTGTGCCACAACCTGCTGGGTCTGGCCTTTGGCTATGCCGTGGGCCGCATCTGGAAATTTGATGAACCCCGCTGCCGCGCCCTCTGCTTTGAGGTCGGCACACAGAACTCCGGTCTGGCTACGGCCCTCGCGCTGGCGCATTTTTCTCCGGTTTCAGCCATTGCTGGCGCGCTGTTCAGCGTATGGCAGAATATTTCTGGCGCGCTGGTTTCAAACTACTTTCACGGTAAAAAACTGAAACCGAACCCGTAA
- a CDS encoding sigma-54 interaction domain-containing protein, which yields MAELSSLMQIQPFVQAYVLAVASILDAPVTVVDCNLVRVGGTAEYESLISRKIAHSAFFDKVFKTGKPAFVKNVQNDQACSVCANRENCNELADMAYPIFLNNKVAGVIGIVAFNEDERGRLLGNQEKLQEFLKYMSMLIESKLVTQQHSRILEHQLDAVVSGERKQLEETPLLGNSAAIRDILALVQKIAAADSTVLISGESGTGKEVLARTIHSMSGRGKRLMTVVNCGAIPENLVESELFGYEEGAFTGARKGGSMGKFELAHESTLFLDEVGEMPLPVQAKLLRVLQDKCVQRVGGSASIPVNVRILCASNRNLQEMVAQGTFRNDLYYRLNVIPIHIPPLRQRREDIPVFIESFLARYRRELRRDIRGLDPVAFDAFMGHDWPGNVRELRNIIEYFVNVVEGPLIRANDLPQHFFARRSGTSSATTLKEMLAAHEKQLLERLIGVSTSTEQKKLLAQRLGISSATLYRKLQEYNLLH from the coding sequence ATGGCAGAACTTTCCAGCCTTATGCAAATCCAGCCTTTTGTGCAGGCCTATGTGCTTGCGGTTGCTTCCATTCTGGACGCGCCCGTTACCGTGGTTGACTGCAATCTGGTGCGCGTGGGCGGCACTGCGGAATATGAGTCGCTTATCAGCCGGAAGATAGCGCACAGTGCTTTTTTTGACAAAGTATTCAAGACCGGCAAGCCGGCCTTTGTCAAAAACGTGCAGAACGATCAGGCTTGCAGCGTGTGCGCCAATCGCGAGAACTGCAATGAACTCGCCGACATGGCCTACCCCATCTTTTTGAACAACAAGGTGGCTGGCGTTATCGGCATTGTTGCGTTTAACGAGGACGAGCGGGGGCGGCTGCTGGGGAATCAGGAAAAGCTTCAGGAATTTCTCAAATATATGAGCATGCTGATTGAAAGCAAGCTTGTAACGCAGCAGCATTCGCGCATTCTTGAGCACCAGCTAGATGCGGTCGTGAGTGGTGAACGCAAACAACTGGAAGAAACCCCCCTGCTGGGCAACAGCGCTGCCATACGCGATATTCTGGCCCTGGTGCAGAAGATCGCCGCAGCGGATTCCACCGTACTTATCAGCGGCGAAAGCGGCACCGGCAAGGAGGTGCTGGCCCGCACCATCCACAGTATGAGCGGGCGCGGCAAGCGGCTGATGACGGTTGTGAACTGCGGGGCCATTCCTGAAAATCTGGTGGAGAGCGAGCTGTTTGGTTACGAAGAAGGCGCGTTTACTGGCGCCAGAAAGGGCGGAAGCATGGGCAAGTTTGAACTGGCCCATGAAAGTACCCTGTTTCTGGACGAAGTGGGCGAGATGCCCTTGCCCGTGCAGGCCAAACTGCTGCGCGTGCTTCAGGATAAATGCGTGCAGCGGGTGGGCGGTTCTGCGTCCATCCCGGTGAATGTGCGCATTCTGTGCGCCAGCAACCGCAATTTACAGGAAATGGTCGCCCAGGGAACCTTTCGCAACGATCTGTATTACCGCCTGAATGTCATCCCCATCCATATACCGCCCTTGCGTCAGCGGCGTGAGGATATCCCCGTTTTTATCGAGAGCTTTCTTGCCCGCTACCGGCGAGAACTGCGCCGCGACATACGCGGGCTTGACCCAGTGGCTTTTGACGCATTCATGGGCCATGACTGGCCGGGGAATGTACGTGAATTGCGCAATATCATTGAGTATTTTGTTAACGTTGTTGAAGGCCCACTGATACGGGCCAATGATTTGCCACAGCATTTTTTTGCCAGGCGGTCAGGAACATCGTCTGCAACAACGCTCAAGGAAATGCTTGCGGCGCACGAAAAACAGCTTTTGGAGCGCCTGATCGGCGTATCTACCAGCACGGAGCAGAAGAAACTTCTGGCGCAGCGTCTGGGCATCAGCAGCGCCACATTGTACCGTAAACTACAGGAATATAATCTGCTGCATTAG
- a CDS encoding TAXI family TRAP transporter solute-binding subunit, translating to MKKGLISLLVTVVMLAAGLAQMPQAAELKTFTITSGPLGGDFYALGGVIGEAARSVMPGATVSVNTGGSVENLLKIDAGKADLGTSMIKLYEESLKAEGVFASRKPVQNVKIMMYVAPMPMSFFLVRADSPYTSIADIANTKPKIRLLTSKKGSSPAVASENMLKQYGFSFEDIKEWGGSVSYVSYAEASSLIQDGHADAYVGPIVSSINELITTVKMKMLPIDQAVLDKLSSDGYMTYTIKAGQYYFITKDTPHMAETVVLPVGANLPDDAVYALTKVLCEKPEMIRNVHQTYSVFDPSKSADHIAVQYIHPGALRYYKEKGWVK from the coding sequence ATGAAAAAGGGTTTGATTTCGCTGTTGGTTACCGTGGTTATGCTGGCGGCTGGGCTGGCCCAGATGCCCCAGGCGGCGGAGCTGAAAACGTTTACCATTACCTCTGGCCCGCTTGGCGGCGATTTTTACGCCCTTGGCGGCGTTATCGGCGAGGCTGCCCGTTCGGTCATGCCTGGCGCTACAGTGAGCGTCAACACTGGCGGCTCAGTGGAAAACCTGCTGAAGATTGATGCGGGCAAGGCTGACCTTGGTACAAGCATGATCAAGCTGTATGAAGAAAGCCTCAAGGCCGAGGGCGTGTTCGCCAGCCGCAAGCCTGTGCAGAACGTAAAAATCATGATGTATGTGGCGCCCATGCCCATGAGCTTTTTTCTTGTGCGTGCTGATTCCCCCTACACCTCCATTGCGGACATCGCCAACACCAAGCCCAAAATCCGTCTGCTGACCTCCAAAAAAGGTTCCTCCCCTGCGGTTGCCTCCGAGAACATGCTCAAGCAGTACGGTTTCTCGTTTGAAGACATCAAGGAATGGGGCGGCTCCGTGAGCTACGTTTCTTACGCGGAAGCCTCTTCCCTTATTCAGGACGGCCATGCTGACGCCTATGTAGGCCCCATTGTTTCGTCCATCAACGAGCTGATCACCACCGTCAAGATGAAGATGCTGCCCATTGATCAGGCGGTTCTCGACAAGCTGAGCAGCGATGGCTACATGACCTACACCATCAAGGCCGGACAGTATTACTTTATCACAAAGGATACGCCGCACATGGCCGAAACCGTGGTTTTGCCCGTAGGTGCGAACCTGCCTGACGATGCTGTGTACGCCCTGACCAAGGTGCTTTGTGAAAAGCCCGAGATGATCCGCAATGTGCACCAGACCTATTCGGTCTTTGACCCCAGCAAAAGCGCTGATCATATTGCCGTGCAATACATTCACCCCGGTGCCCTGCGTTATTACAAGGAAAAGGGCTGGGTGAAATAA
- a CDS encoding TRAP transporter permease produces the protein MASSEQKDATGASTKVNLARSAVEKELAGEASNDFGEVAGQQGFARFVQYLIFFGCLLFAGYHCVTTIFGMPVAYVHRPIHVMFAASLAFLVYPSSKKRGPAPLDLVLALMALAAFALPAIQADQIAERLVMVDDLTLGQTISGITALVLVLVLIQRVVGMSLLVVCLLFLAYAFWGAHIPGMLAHKGFSWNEVVDYLGFGLEGLYSSAIGVSATYIAAFIVFGTFLERCGAGDVLMDLGRALTGHYRGGPAKIAVITSAFFGTISGSAAANVYATGAFTIPMMKKAGYKPTFAGAVEAAASTGGQIMPPVMGAAAFLMADTLGIPYLEVCKAAVIPAFLYFFSILMMVDFEAAKLGLVGVPKEELPRMKDVVKRLYLLLPIVALLVIMMLGYTPFRAAMAAAAAAVLVSWGDKKFAIGPRRFVEILSTAGRRMILIAVACLGAGIVIGVVSLTGVGLNLASVVISISGGSTIVALILIMLASLLMGMGTPTTVAYVLVATLGVPALRELGFSVLSSHFFVFYFGVISMVTPPVAVAAYAGAEVAGASMMRTGLIASRLCSVAFIVPFFFMYDPALLMQGEWQNILQVFVTATIGTVALAGGMERWFFRPIPLPVALLLIVGACLLIIPGSITDMIGLGIVFVTGAYCKMSSKAVQARAVA, from the coding sequence ATGGCTTCTTCCGAGCAAAAGGACGCTACAGGCGCGTCAACCAAGGTCAATCTGGCCCGCAGCGCTGTGGAAAAAGAACTTGCTGGCGAAGCCAGCAATGACTTTGGCGAAGTTGCGGGCCAGCAGGGTTTTGCCAGATTTGTGCAATACCTCATATTCTTTGGCTGCCTGCTCTTTGCTGGCTACCACTGCGTCACCACGATTTTTGGAATGCCGGTAGCCTATGTGCATCGGCCCATCCACGTCATGTTTGCCGCATCGCTGGCCTTTCTGGTGTACCCATCCAGCAAGAAGCGCGGGCCAGCGCCCCTTGATCTCGTGCTGGCACTGATGGCTCTGGCCGCTTTCGCTCTGCCAGCCATTCAGGCAGACCAGATTGCAGAACGTCTGGTCATGGTTGACGACCTGACCCTCGGCCAGACCATCAGCGGCATTACTGCCCTGGTGCTGGTTCTGGTGCTTATTCAGCGCGTGGTGGGCATGTCGTTGCTGGTGGTCTGCCTGCTGTTTCTGGCCTATGCGTTCTGGGGTGCCCACATCCCCGGCATGCTTGCGCACAAGGGTTTTTCGTGGAACGAAGTGGTGGATTATCTGGGGTTTGGGCTTGAGGGCCTGTATTCTTCAGCCATTGGTGTTTCGGCTACCTACATTGCTGCCTTCATTGTATTCGGCACCTTTCTTGAGAGGTGCGGCGCGGGCGATGTGCTCATGGATCTCGGCCGTGCGCTGACAGGTCATTATCGCGGCGGCCCTGCAAAGATTGCTGTTATTACCAGCGCTTTTTTCGGCACCATTTCCGGTTCGGCTGCCGCCAATGTTTACGCAACGGGCGCGTTCACCATCCCCATGATGAAAAAGGCCGGGTACAAGCCCACCTTTGCAGGAGCGGTGGAGGCTGCGGCCTCCACCGGCGGGCAGATCATGCCCCCGGTCATGGGCGCAGCCGCATTCCTGATGGCGGATACGCTGGGCATACCCTACCTTGAGGTGTGCAAGGCGGCGGTGATTCCGGCTTTTCTGTACTTTTTCTCCATCCTTATGATGGTGGATTTTGAGGCTGCCAAGCTGGGTCTTGTGGGGGTTCCCAAGGAGGAGCTGCCCCGCATGAAGGATGTTGTCAAAAGACTCTACCTTCTGCTGCCCATTGTAGCCCTGCTTGTGATCATGATGCTCGGCTACACGCCCTTCAGGGCGGCGATGGCTGCGGCTGCGGCTGCCGTGCTGGTTTCGTGGGGCGATAAAAAGTTTGCCATCGGGCCGCGCCGTTTTGTTGAAATACTTTCCACCGCCGGGCGGCGCATGATTCTGATTGCGGTTGCCTGCCTTGGCGCGGGTATTGTCATCGGCGTTGTGTCGCTCACTGGCGTGGGGCTTAACCTCGCCTCTGTGGTCATTTCCATATCCGGCGGCAGCACCATAGTCGCGCTGATTCTGATCATGCTTGCCTCGCTCCTCATGGGCATGGGCACACCTACCACCGTGGCCTATGTGCTTGTGGCTACCCTGGGGGTTCCCGCTCTGCGCGAGCTTGGCTTCAGCGTGCTTTCCTCGCATTTCTTCGTGTTTTATTTCGGGGTGATCTCAATGGTCACGCCGCCGGTGGCCGTTGCTGCTTACGCTGGCGCGGAAGTGGCGGGCGCCTCCATGATGCGCACGGGCCTGATCGCCTCGCGCCTGTGCAGCGTGGCCTTTATTGTGCCGTTCTTCTTCATGTATGACCCGGCTCTGCTCATGCAGGGCGAGTGGCAGAACATCCTCCAGGTTTTTGTTACCGCCACCATTGGCACCGTTGCTCTGGCTGGCGGCATGGAACGCTGGTTTTTCCGCCCCATACCGTTGCCGGTGGCGCTGCTGTTGATTGTGGGCGCGTGTCTGCTGATTATCCCCGGCAGCATCACAGACATGATTGGCCTTGGTATTGTATTTGTTACCGGCGCATATTGTAAAATGAGCAGCAAGGCCGTGCAGGCCCGTGCTGTTGCCTGA
- a CDS encoding dihydrodipicolinate synthase family protein — protein MGRLIYPEGSWVAIVTPFTENNTIDLGVMHDLVDFHAANGTSTLLVLGSTGEPTTLTIEEKKTVIKDMARYCKGKIHAFFGVTHGDTEKTIELARYAQEQDADGIVVVVPPYLCPDQASVLEYLIDVCLSVDISVGLYNNPARVVANVNAETVITLFNSVPNLVADKEAMPNVGQIATIQEGTHGELPILCCDSPAYALTLPVLAFGGAGTANVTGNIHPRAMAEMSRPWKNFEDVQRTRRIYNELLPIMEACYAATNPVAVKTFVRLLGFPVGHCKRPMRDVSPEIQEGMKWLIEEFELKKIYNLK, from the coding sequence ATGGGAAGGTTGATTTATCCTGAAGGTTCCTGGGTAGCGATTGTTACCCCCTTTACCGAAAATAACACCATTGACCTTGGTGTAATGCATGATCTTGTGGATTTTCACGCCGCCAACGGCACCAGCACCTTGCTGGTGCTGGGGTCCACCGGCGAACCCACTACTTTGACCATTGAAGAAAAAAAGACCGTCATCAAGGACATGGCCCGCTACTGCAAGGGCAAGATCCATGCGTTTTTTGGCGTGACCCACGGCGACACCGAAAAAACCATCGAACTTGCGCGCTATGCGCAGGAGCAGGACGCGGACGGCATCGTTGTTGTGGTGCCCCCCTATCTGTGCCCGGATCAGGCATCCGTGCTGGAATACCTCATTGATGTCTGCCTTTCTGTTGATATCAGCGTGGGCCTGTACAACAACCCCGCCAGAGTTGTGGCCAACGTCAATGCGGAAACAGTCATCACCCTGTTCAATTCCGTGCCCAACCTGGTGGCCGACAAGGAAGCCATGCCCAACGTGGGCCAGATTGCCACCATTCAGGAAGGCACCCACGGCGAGCTGCCCATCCTGTGCTGCGATTCGCCCGCCTACGCCCTGACCCTGCCCGTGCTGGCTTTTGGCGGCGCGGGAACAGCCAACGTGACGGGCAATATTCACCCCCGCGCCATGGCTGAAATGTCCCGGCCCTGGAAGAATTTTGAAGACGTGCAGCGTACCCGCAGGATTTACAACGAGCTGCTGCCCATCATGGAGGCCTGCTACGCTGCCACCAACCCTGTGGCGGTCAAGACCTTTGTGCGCCTGCTGGGCTTTCCTGTCGGTCACTGCAAGCGCCCCATGCGCGATGTAAGCCCCGAAATTCAGGAGGGCATGAAGTGGCTGATTGAGGAATTTGAGCTCAAAAAAATCTACAACCTCAAGTGA
- a CDS encoding PPC domain-containing DNA-binding protein, whose translation MQVTELTQPKWYKLRLGPGSDLFQGLRDFFEQQKLERAFILSSIGSLEKIICNYPVTCTTMPPPVKSKTIEKFLEVNGITGEMWRENNQVRVHLHGSVTHEGETLFGGGMADGAKVLVQVEMVVMGLLEQ comes from the coding sequence ATGCAAGTAACAGAACTGACCCAGCCTAAATGGTACAAATTGCGCCTTGGTCCAGGCTCTGACCTGTTTCAGGGACTGCGGGATTTTTTTGAGCAGCAGAAACTTGAACGGGCCTTTATTCTTTCAAGCATTGGCTCCCTTGAAAAAATTATCTGCAACTACCCCGTAACCTGCACAACCATGCCGCCGCCGGTGAAATCCAAAACCATTGAAAAGTTCTTGGAAGTCAACGGCATCACAGGCGAAATGTGGCGCGAAAACAATCAGGTGCGCGTTCATCTGCACGGCTCTGTAACCCACGAGGGCGAAACGCTTTTTGGGGGCGGCATGGCTGATGGCGCCAAGGTGCTGGTTCAGGTTGAGATGGTAGTCATGGGACTGCTGGAACAATAA